One part of the Dermacentor andersoni chromosome 2, qqDerAnde1_hic_scaffold, whole genome shotgun sequence genome encodes these proteins:
- the LOC140216028 gene encoding putative nuclease HARBI1, translating into MLQLLVTLRFYGAGTFQIVAGNLVNVWQPTVCRIVKKVTRLIARHLFRAVVRFPGASQMSSVMRDFYEIAHFPGVTGCIDCTHVRIKSPGGDDAEVHRNRKGVFSVNVQVVGGPQLQFFNVVASWPGSVHDSRIFDNSRVRVLYEEHRVPGILLGDMGYACFPFLMTPLADPGSANTPEGRYNKAHIKTRNSVERAFGVWKRRFPCLDMKLQHRPCSATSIITACAALHNLALARREPEPVEPPEHHPSTSRCRRMGRNTCGEHFPPIDRVAVDVSGMRARQLLIQRSFS; encoded by the exons ATGCTGCAATTGTTGGTCACCCTGCGGTTTTACGGTGCTGGTACTTTCCAAATTGTCGCTGGAAACTTGGTAAACGTGTGGCAGCCCACAGTTTGTCGCATCGTGAAAAAAGTGACTCGGCTTATCGCCAGACATCTGTTCAGAGCGGTTGTTCGTTTCCCAGGAGCCTCTCAAATGTCCAGCGTGATGCGGGACTTTTACGAGATTGCTCACTTCCCCGGAGTGACCGGGTGTATTGATTGCACACATGTGAGAATCAAAAGCCCCGGTGGTGACGATGCTGAAGTGCACCGCAACCGCAAGGGTGTGTTTTCTGTGAATGTTCAG GTTGTGGGGGGCCCACAGCTACAGTTCTTCAACGTTGTGGCAAGCTGGCCAGGGTCTGTACATGACAGCCGGATATTTGACAACTCCCGGGTGCGAGTTCTTTATGAAGAACATCGGGTGCCAGGAATTCTTCTTGGAGATATGGGCTATGCGTGTTTCCCATTCCTAATGACCCCCCTTGCAGACCCAGGTTCAGCCAATACTCCAGAAGGAAG gtACAACAAGGCCCACATCAAGACGCGCAACTCAGTGGAGAGGGCTTTTGGTGTTTGGAAACGACGCTTCCCATGCTTGGACATGAAACTGCAACACAGGCCATGCAGTGCTACAAGCATCATTACCGCTTGTGCTGCTCTACATAATTTGGCACTGGCTCGAAGAGAACCCGAGCCAGTCGAACCTCCGGAGCATCATCCGTCAACCAGTCGATGCAGACGCATGGGACGAAACACCTGTGGAGAACATTTCCCACCTATTGATCGTGTGGCAGTCGATGTGTCCGGCATGAGGGCGCGGCAGCTTCTTATACAGAGAAGCTTTTCCTGA